The following are from one region of the Variovorax sp. V213 genome:
- a CDS encoding PAS domain-containing protein: MNTRLSLGVAAVVLAATFAIATVALQLVKTSMKASIENEAFARLSAIANTVDQKFISRRTLLETFANSVATNDFPDAAALQGFVERHPSLRKAFSNVAFFTADGDLIASLSGAQQPGRVNIRDRPYFQQTIASKASVISEPYLNRLTGLAQIALTEPVLDPAGHVKYVISGAINLKERNILGELADVKFGQTGYLFITSTEGAVIDHPRTDRIINQTGLKGVGNPEIERPMEAYEGATEGVNHAGVHGLYAFKRLRETNWVIGSMYPSKEAFARVDAIERSAWIGAVVLAMVAGAAALGIVRRQLRPLTHLHRHMLDVDNPALETAVPRTYPHDEIGDIARTFDTLMWQRKSSEKFLRDITDNLPAMVSHVDAQGRYTFVNAPLCKRLDRGAAQLIGREARSFGEDDAAMKAAVERVMAGEAVSFERRGDASRGEEDRYFQTELIPDRNKAGQVRGYYAMTSDVTERKRIEFSLAHSEAQVRIIADNIPALVSHVDASLRYTFVNAQVMALHRERAMVGRSMPEVRGPADFAIVAPAYERALAGETVVIEKAGDAALGIGERTFKAHYIPDQDANGVVQGVFAMTFDITDEVNIRKALTAQEKRLRDVTDSIPALVGYFDSNENCLFANSRARRMAGLGDGPLDGVTLRSAVGKAVYRQQRPYLPLVREGKSVRFPVQAPLHGKNGYFQVNLIPDMDAEGRFLGFYLMTFNITALKQAELRQAESEMRLRTITDNLPALITYIDRDEKITFANATYREWMGVDPARLLGCHVSEVAGEELYLSRKPMIARALAGERVEFEAKTRTKDFDRTTRVSYVPDIGPDGVTRGIFSLSLDISALKDVERQLIDLARLDPLTGLSNRLAFNEYLPSALARAQRSGNALAVLFLDVDHFKTINDTFGHATGDGVLVEYAKRLLASVRSTDTVARLAGDEFVVVLENVHTREAAVAVARKIVQQIGTSAFGLDGQSLRVTTSIGIAFHQPTAAAITDADLLARADAALYRAKSAGRNTFGFSD; encoded by the coding sequence TTGAACACACGTCTCAGCCTCGGCGTGGCCGCGGTGGTGCTGGCGGCCACCTTCGCCATTGCCACCGTGGCATTGCAGCTGGTCAAGACGAGCATGAAGGCCTCGATCGAAAACGAAGCGTTCGCGCGGCTGTCGGCCATTGCGAACACGGTAGACCAAAAGTTCATCAGCCGGCGCACCCTGCTCGAAACCTTTGCCAACAGCGTGGCGACGAACGACTTTCCGGATGCGGCGGCGCTGCAGGGCTTTGTCGAAAGGCACCCATCGCTTCGGAAGGCCTTCAGCAATGTCGCATTCTTTACGGCCGACGGCGACCTGATCGCGAGCCTCAGCGGTGCGCAGCAGCCCGGCAGGGTGAACATCAGGGACCGGCCCTACTTCCAGCAGACCATCGCCTCCAAGGCCAGCGTCATCTCGGAACCGTATCTGAACCGGCTCACCGGCCTGGCACAGATCGCCCTGACCGAGCCGGTACTCGATCCAGCGGGCCATGTGAAGTATGTGATCTCGGGTGCCATCAACCTGAAGGAACGGAACATCCTGGGCGAGCTTGCCGACGTGAAATTCGGCCAGACCGGCTACCTGTTCATCACCAGCACCGAAGGTGCCGTGATCGACCACCCGCGCACGGATCGCATCATCAACCAGACGGGCCTGAAGGGGGTCGGCAACCCCGAGATCGAACGCCCGATGGAAGCCTACGAAGGCGCGACCGAGGGCGTCAACCATGCAGGCGTGCACGGCCTGTATGCCTTCAAGCGGCTGCGCGAGACCAACTGGGTCATCGGGTCCATGTATCCCAGCAAGGAAGCCTTCGCCCGGGTCGACGCCATCGAGCGTTCCGCATGGATCGGGGCGGTGGTGCTCGCAATGGTCGCAGGCGCCGCGGCGCTGGGCATCGTGCGGCGGCAGCTCAGGCCGCTCACGCACCTGCACCGGCACATGCTCGACGTGGACAACCCGGCCCTCGAAACGGCCGTGCCGCGCACCTATCCGCATGACGAGATCGGCGATATTGCGCGCACCTTCGACACGCTGATGTGGCAGCGCAAGTCGAGCGAGAAGTTCCTGCGCGACATTACCGACAACCTGCCCGCGATGGTGTCGCACGTCGATGCGCAAGGCCGCTACACTTTCGTGAACGCGCCGCTGTGCAAGAGGCTCGACCGCGGGGCGGCCCAGCTGATCGGGCGGGAGGCACGCAGCTTCGGCGAAGACGATGCGGCCATGAAGGCCGCCGTCGAGCGGGTGATGGCCGGCGAGGCCGTCAGTTTCGAACGGCGGGGCGATGCGAGCCGCGGCGAGGAAGACCGCTACTTCCAGACCGAACTCATTCCCGACCGCAACAAGGCCGGACAGGTTCGCGGCTACTACGCCATGACCTCCGACGTGACGGAGCGCAAGCGCATCGAATTCAGCCTCGCGCACAGCGAAGCGCAGGTGCGCATCATCGCGGACAACATTCCTGCGCTGGTCTCGCACGTCGATGCCTCGCTCCGGTACACCTTCGTCAATGCACAGGTCATGGCGCTGCACAGAGAGCGCGCGATGGTCGGCCGGTCGATGCCCGAGGTCCGGGGCCCGGCCGATTTCGCGATCGTGGCGCCCGCCTACGAGCGCGCGCTGGCCGGCGAAACGGTGGTCATCGAGAAAGCCGGGGACGCGGCGCTGGGCATCGGCGAGCGGACCTTCAAGGCCCACTACATTCCCGACCAGGACGCGAACGGCGTGGTGCAGGGCGTTTTCGCCATGACCTTCGACATCACCGACGAAGTGAACATACGCAAGGCCCTGACCGCGCAGGAAAAGCGGCTGCGCGACGTGACCGACAGCATTCCGGCGCTGGTGGGCTACTTCGACAGCAACGAGAACTGCCTGTTCGCCAACAGCCGCGCACGGCGCATGGCGGGCCTGGGCGATGGCCCGCTCGACGGCGTGACCCTGCGCTCGGCGGTGGGCAAGGCGGTGTACCGGCAGCAGAGGCCCTACCTTCCGCTGGTGCGCGAGGGCAAGTCGGTGCGCTTCCCGGTCCAGGCGCCGCTGCACGGAAAGAACGGCTACTTCCAGGTCAACCTGATTCCCGACATGGACGCGGAGGGCAGGTTCCTCGGCTTCTATCTCATGACCTTCAACATCACCGCGCTGAAGCAGGCGGAACTGCGCCAGGCCGAAAGCGAGATGCGGCTGCGCACCATCACCGACAACCTGCCGGCGCTCATCACCTATATCGACCGCGACGAAAAGATCACCTTCGCCAACGCCACCTACCGGGAGTGGATGGGCGTGGACCCCGCCCGGCTGCTGGGCTGCCACGTGAGCGAGGTGGCGGGCGAAGAACTGTATCTTTCGCGCAAGCCCATGATCGCGCGTGCGCTCGCCGGCGAGCGCGTCGAGTTCGAGGCCAAGACACGGACGAAGGACTTCGATCGCACGACCCGCGTCAGCTACGTGCCCGACATCGGCCCCGACGGCGTCACGCGCGGAATCTTCTCGCTCAGCCTGGACATCAGCGCCTTGAAGGACGTGGAGCGCCAGCTGATCGACCTGGCCCGGCTCGACCCGCTCACGGGCCTGTCGAACCGGCTCGCCTTCAACGAGTACCTGCCCAGCGCGCTGGCCCGCGCCCAGCGCTCGGGCAACGCACTGGCGGTGCTGTTTCTGGACGTCGACCATTTCAAGACCATCAACGACACCTTCGGCCATGCGACCGGCGACGGTGTGCTGGTGGAATATGCGAAACGCCTGCTGGCCAGCGTGCGAAGCACCGACACGGTCGCGCGCCTGGCCGGCGACGAGTTCGTGGTGGTGCTGGAGAACGTGCACACGCGCGAAGCCGCCGTGGCCGTGGCACGGAAAATCGTCCAACAGATCGGCACCTCGGCCTTCGGGCTCGACGGCCAGAGCCTCAGGGTCACCACCAGCATCGGCATCGCGTTCCACCAGCCCACCGCAGCCGCCATCACCGACGCCGACCTGCTGGCGCGCGCCGACGCGGCGCTTTACCGCGCCAAGTCGGCAGGCCGCAACACCTTCGGGTTTTCGGATTGA
- a CDS encoding phosphoribosyltransferase, translating into MAFESFRDRKYAGRALAKRLVNLAGRSDVTVLALPRGGTPVAYEVAKALRAPLGVLVVRKLGVPWNPEFAMGAIASGGERLLDDMLVRELGISAEAVEEVVRSEEYELERRERVYRGGRPAPDLRGRVVILVDDGLATGSTMRVAVRAARRQAPARVVVAAPVAAPEACELLRGEADEVVCAEMPDPFLGVGRWYLDFSQTSDEEVCRLLENASRHRPPSA; encoded by the coding sequence ATGGCGTTCGAATCTTTCCGCGATCGCAAGTACGCGGGCCGCGCGCTGGCCAAGCGGCTCGTGAATCTGGCCGGCCGGTCCGACGTGACCGTGCTTGCCTTGCCACGGGGCGGGACACCGGTGGCGTACGAGGTTGCCAAGGCGCTCCGCGCGCCGCTTGGCGTGCTCGTGGTGCGCAAGCTCGGCGTGCCTTGGAACCCTGAATTCGCCATGGGCGCCATTGCCAGCGGCGGCGAGCGGCTGCTCGACGACATGCTGGTGCGCGAACTCGGCATCTCCGCCGAGGCGGTCGAGGAAGTCGTGCGCAGCGAAGAGTACGAGCTCGAACGACGCGAACGCGTCTACCGCGGCGGGCGCCCCGCGCCCGATCTGCGCGGCCGCGTCGTGATTCTCGTGGACGACGGGCTCGCCACCGGCTCGACCATGCGCGTTGCGGTTCGCGCGGCGCGCCGGCAGGCACCGGCCCGCGTCGTGGTGGCCGCGCCTGTTGCGGCGCCCGAAGCCTGCGAGCTCCTGCGCGGCGAGGCCGACGAGGTGGTGTGCGCCGAAATGCCGGATCCCTTTCTGGGGGTGGGCCGCTGGTACCTGGATTTCTCGCAGACCAGCGACGAAGAAGTGTGCCGCCTGCTTGAAAACGCGAGCCGCCACCGCCCGCCCTCTGCCTGA
- a CDS encoding Hsp20/alpha crystallin family protein, with protein MYRSLFPRDMFAEMDRLQREMQQAFDLSPTIRGFGRNGFPALNIGGTPQTVEIYAFAPGVDPSSLEVNLERGLLTIAGKRENALAQDDEKAAIHINERFEGTFRRVLTLPDDADPDAVTAKYRDGVLHISVQRRASSQPRRITVQ; from the coding sequence ATGTACCGATCCCTGTTCCCGCGCGACATGTTCGCCGAAATGGATCGCCTGCAACGCGAGATGCAGCAGGCCTTCGATCTGTCTCCGACCATCCGTGGCTTCGGCCGCAATGGCTTTCCGGCCTTGAACATCGGCGGCACGCCGCAAACGGTGGAGATCTATGCGTTCGCACCCGGCGTCGATCCGTCGAGCCTCGAAGTCAACCTGGAGCGCGGCCTCCTCACCATCGCCGGAAAGCGCGAAAACGCGCTTGCGCAAGATGACGAGAAGGCGGCCATCCACATCAACGAACGCTTCGAGGGCACGTTCCGCAGGGTGCTGACCCTGCCCGACGACGCCGACCCCGACGCGGTGACGGCCAAGTACCGCGACGGCGTACTGCACATCTCGGTGCAGCGCCGCGCTTCGTCGCAGCCGCGCCGCATTACCGTCCAGTGA
- a CDS encoding Hsp20/alpha crystallin family protein: protein MNTNTSPRVAERAQLARKEDSTRYSDAALTPPVDVIEDSGGITLYADLPGVSRDKLGLHVASDTLTIEAESDLSVPEGLESSHTEVGLARFRRVFTLSKELDTAAISAELKQGVLTLRIPKAQHAQPRRIEIQAS, encoded by the coding sequence ATGAACACCAACACATCGCCTCGCGTTGCCGAACGGGCGCAGCTCGCCCGCAAGGAAGACAGCACGCGCTACAGCGACGCCGCGCTGACGCCCCCGGTGGACGTGATCGAGGACAGCGGCGGCATCACGCTCTACGCCGACCTGCCCGGCGTCTCGCGCGACAAGCTCGGCCTGCACGTGGCTTCCGACACCCTCACCATCGAGGCGGAGTCCGACCTGTCGGTGCCCGAGGGGCTCGAGTCGAGCCACACCGAGGTGGGCCTGGCCCGCTTCCGCCGCGTGTTCACGCTGAGCAAGGAGCTGGACACGGCCGCCATCTCGGCGGAACTCAAGCAGGGTGTGCTGACGCTGCGCATTCCCAAGGCCCAGCATGCCCAGCCGCGGCGCATCGAGATCCAGGCGTCCTGA
- a CDS encoding erythromycin esterase family protein, which yields MQSSSPSKETDAVRLAARPMDGSAGDHDALLDLIGDAHYVLLGEASHGTHEFYAARADITRRLLAEKGFNAVAIEGDWPDAYRVNRYVRGDGEDATARDALAGFRRFPTWMWRNEDVAGFIEWQRAFNEAGPAQGKTGFYGLDLYSLHASIEAVLAYFDRTDPQTARSARERYACFDRFGDGAQVYGLMAGLGNTPSCRQEVIDMLLEMRRASANAWRSGSAASEEDAFNAEQNARLVRNAEAYYRSMYLNDVSSWNLRDRHMAETLGELERHLWRSSERPKIVVWAHNSHLGDARATEMGERRGELNVGQLVRERQGRDAVLVGFTTHAGSVMAASDWGAAAECKQVLPSRPDSYEGLMHETGFERFMLPLRGEGSHFFALRAPRLERAIGVIYRPGTERQSHYFFARLPVQFDALLHFDQTRAVEPLERDAPAPDTEVPETYPSGK from the coding sequence ATGCAGTCATCATCCCCATCCAAGGAAACCGATGCAGTGCGCCTTGCCGCGCGCCCGATGGACGGCTCCGCGGGCGACCACGACGCGCTGCTCGACCTGATCGGCGACGCGCACTATGTGCTGCTCGGCGAAGCCTCGCACGGCACGCACGAGTTCTACGCGGCGCGCGCGGACATCACGCGCCGCCTCCTGGCCGAAAAGGGATTCAACGCCGTGGCGATCGAAGGCGACTGGCCCGACGCCTATCGCGTCAACCGGTACGTCCGCGGCGACGGCGAAGACGCCACGGCGCGCGATGCGCTGGCGGGCTTCCGGCGCTTTCCCACCTGGATGTGGCGGAACGAAGACGTGGCGGGCTTCATCGAATGGCAGCGCGCCTTCAATGAGGCCGGCCCGGCGCAAGGGAAGACCGGCTTCTACGGGCTGGACCTCTACAGCCTGCACGCCTCGATAGAGGCCGTGCTCGCCTACTTCGACAGGACCGATCCGCAGACCGCACGCAGCGCGCGCGAGCGCTACGCCTGCTTCGACCGCTTCGGCGATGGCGCACAGGTGTACGGGCTGATGGCCGGCCTCGGCAACACACCCTCGTGCCGGCAGGAAGTCATCGACATGCTGCTCGAGATGCGCCGCGCTTCGGCCAACGCGTGGCGCAGCGGCAGTGCAGCCAGCGAAGAAGATGCCTTCAATGCCGAGCAGAACGCACGCCTGGTGAGAAACGCCGAGGCCTACTACCGCTCGATGTACCTGAACGACGTGTCTTCGTGGAACCTGCGCGACCGGCACATGGCCGAGACGCTGGGCGAACTCGAGCGCCACCTGTGGCGCAGCAGCGAGCGCCCGAAGATCGTGGTGTGGGCGCACAACTCGCATCTGGGCGATGCGCGCGCCACCGAGATGGGCGAACGGCGCGGCGAACTCAACGTGGGCCAGCTGGTGCGCGAACGGCAGGGCCGCGACGCGGTGCTGGTGGGTTTCACCACCCACGCGGGCAGCGTGATGGCGGCTTCGGACTGGGGTGCGGCCGCCGAATGCAAGCAGGTCCTTCCCTCGCGGCCCGACAGCTACGAAGGCCTCATGCACGAGACCGGCTTCGAGCGTTTCATGCTGCCCCTGCGCGGCGAAGGAAGCCACTTCTTCGCGCTGCGGGCGCCGCGGCTCGAGCGCGCCATCGGCGTCATCTACCGCCCCGGGACCGAACGGCAGAGCCACTATTTCTTCGCCCGCCTGCCGGTGCAGTTCGATGCACTGCTGCACTTCGACCAGACCAGGGCCGTCGAGCCGCTGGAGCGTGACGCGCCTGCACCGGACACCGAGGTTCCGGAAACCTATCCGTCCGGCAAGTAG
- the glgB gene encoding 1,4-alpha-glucan branching protein GlgB: protein MQVNPPIRPEAQDAYLFREGTHSRLYDLLGCHPGKAGGAQFAVWAPNAESVAVVGDWNYWSGEADPLSPAPDGTGIWQGHVPQAALGQAYKYRIRSRLGGYVVDKADPFAFCSELPPATASRICELSYEWQDHEWMATRGARNALDAPTSVYEVHLGSWRRRDGQFMGYREIAHELAAYVKQMGFTHVELMPVTEHPFYGSWGYQTTGYFAPTSRFGSPQDFMYLVDHLHQNDIGVLLDWVPSHFPTDEHGLAYFDGTHLYEHADPRQGFHPEWNSSIFNYGRSEVRSFLVSSGLFWLDRYHLDGLRVDAVASMLYLDYARNHGEWIPNRHGGRENLDAIDFLRTLNRAVYREHPDTITVAEESTAWPRVSRPTDMDGLGFGEKWNMGWMHDVLAYMKEEPIHRKYHHHKMTFSLVYAFHENFVLPLSHDEVVHGKGSLLGKMPGDPWQQFANLRALFGFMWAHPGKKLLFMGGEFGQRREWTHDGELEWWVCDLEGHSGLQRLVAQLNRVYRGAPALYQQDFTASGFEWVAADDAERSVFAFVRKARDGHPPLLVVSNMTPVPRTNYLLGVPQGGFWHELINTDAVEFGGSGWGNLGGVESAPVRSHGRMQSVSMTLPPLSTLILEHRPS from the coding sequence GTGCAAGTGAACCCGCCAATAAGACCAGAAGCACAAGACGCCTACCTGTTCCGCGAGGGAACCCATTCCCGCCTGTACGACCTCCTGGGGTGCCACCCGGGAAAGGCAGGCGGCGCGCAGTTCGCGGTCTGGGCGCCGAATGCCGAGTCGGTGGCGGTGGTGGGCGACTGGAACTACTGGTCGGGCGAAGCGGACCCGCTCTCGCCGGCGCCGGACGGCACGGGCATCTGGCAAGGCCATGTTCCTCAAGCGGCGCTCGGCCAAGCCTACAAGTACCGCATTCGATCCCGCCTGGGCGGCTACGTCGTCGACAAGGCCGACCCCTTCGCGTTCTGCAGCGAGCTGCCGCCCGCCACGGCCTCGCGCATCTGCGAACTTTCCTACGAATGGCAGGACCATGAATGGATGGCCACGCGCGGCGCGCGCAATGCGCTGGACGCGCCAACATCGGTCTACGAGGTGCACCTGGGTTCGTGGCGCCGCCGCGATGGCCAGTTCATGGGCTACCGCGAGATTGCCCACGAACTTGCGGCCTACGTGAAGCAGATGGGCTTCACGCATGTCGAACTCATGCCCGTGACCGAGCACCCGTTCTACGGCTCCTGGGGCTACCAGACCACCGGCTACTTTGCGCCCACCTCACGCTTCGGCTCGCCGCAGGACTTCATGTACCTGGTCGACCACCTGCACCAGAACGACATCGGCGTGCTGCTCGACTGGGTGCCTTCGCACTTTCCGACCGACGAGCACGGCCTCGCCTATTTCGACGGCACGCATCTCTACGAGCATGCCGATCCGCGCCAGGGCTTTCACCCGGAGTGGAATTCGAGCATCTTCAACTACGGGCGTTCGGAAGTGCGCAGCTTCCTCGTGTCGTCGGGACTGTTCTGGCTCGACCGATACCACCTGGACGGCCTGCGCGTCGATGCCGTCGCGTCGATGCTGTACCTGGACTATGCGCGCAACCACGGCGAATGGATTCCCAACCGCCACGGCGGCCGCGAGAACCTGGATGCGATCGATTTCCTGCGGACGCTGAACCGCGCCGTGTACCGCGAGCATCCCGACACGATCACCGTGGCCGAGGAGTCGACCGCATGGCCGCGCGTCTCGCGGCCGACCGACATGGACGGCCTGGGCTTCGGCGAGAAATGGAACATGGGCTGGATGCACGACGTGCTCGCCTACATGAAGGAAGAGCCCATCCATCGCAAGTACCACCACCACAAGATGACGTTCTCGCTGGTCTATGCGTTCCACGAGAACTTCGTGTTGCCCCTGTCGCACGACGAAGTGGTCCACGGCAAGGGCTCGCTGCTGGGCAAGATGCCCGGCGACCCCTGGCAGCAGTTCGCGAACCTGCGTGCGCTGTTCGGCTTCATGTGGGCCCACCCGGGCAAGAAGCTGCTGTTCATGGGCGGCGAGTTCGGGCAGCGGCGCGAGTGGACGCACGACGGCGAGCTCGAGTGGTGGGTGTGCGATCTCGAAGGGCATTCGGGCCTGCAGCGTCTGGTGGCGCAGCTCAACCGCGTATACCGCGGCGCGCCGGCGCTCTACCAGCAGGACTTCACCGCCTCGGGCTTCGAGTGGGTTGCGGCGGACGATGCCGAACGCAGCGTGTTCGCCTTCGTGCGCAAGGCGCGCGATGGCCATCCGCCGCTGCTGGTGGTCAGCAACATGACGCCGGTGCCGCGCACCAACTACCTGCTGGGCGTGCCGCAGGGCGGCTTCTGGCACGAACTCATCAACACCGACGCCGTGGAATTTGGCGGTTCGGGCTGGGGCAACCTGGGCGGCGTCGAGTCCGCGCCCGTGCGCTCGCATGGCCGCATGCAGTCGGTGTCCATGACCCTGCCGCCGCTTTCCACGCTGATCCTGGAACACCGGCCATCATGA